TATTATGCGCCACGGCAATTTCAGGTGCGGTCAGATACGCCTGTCCTGAACGGGGGTAATAGATGCCCCTCATGTCTGTTCTGCAAGGAATGCAGGGATAAGGTTCGTCTTTATCAAAGCAGAATCGGACATAGGCAAAGCCCATGGTATGGCCCAGATAATCCTCAACACGGGTAGAGCTGAATGCGTTCTGATAATCTGGAAAAAGTACGTCAACCAGCGCACTGGTATACGCGCCACTAAGGTCATAATCGTAGTAGTCGCCTATCTCAGTCGGGCCGTAATGACTGCCGAAGTTGGCACCGCCCATAAAGCTTGAAATCGCCAGTTGATTGGTAAATTCACGAGCGGGAGTAAGACAGGTATCAGTGCGGGTATTGATAGTGCCTGTCTTCGGATTAAAGTACTGAGTTTTACGCGTCTCCAGACCCAGAAAGGCGTTCATTCGTTGGGTACTGCCACAGGTCGCCTTAAGCAGAGAGACCGCCATATTGCCCAGTGTTGCAGGCAGACGTTTTACGCCCAGTTCAATGCCATCCGGTAAGTCCTGATTCATCTCTTTTAAGGCGAAGGATTCAAGCTGCAATCCGTACGACAAGGCTATATCCGAATCTCTCAGAGCATAACGGTTGAAAGTGGCAATATCTTCACAATAAAGGTCGCTCATACGCTCAATCATACCCGGTGGCAGAGTCTCTTTTTCATAGCCTAGCATGGCACCCAGTGCATCCAGACTGGCCTTGTTCGGGGCTAACAGGCAGGTGTCTCTGAAGACCAGTTTAGTTTCGAATGCGTTATTGGACTTATCGAAGAAGCGAGTGTTTTCCAGCTTGTACCGGCCCTGTCCGGTAGTATCAATCTTCAGGCCATAGTCGGCACCAACAGAGCAGACGGTGTTCTGAACCACCTCCAGAGAATTTTTGTGGTTCTTATTGCTCTTGCCAATGTTCCAGAACTCGTTAAAAGATGCGATGTCGGCTCTCATAAAATGGGCGAATACGGTGGTGTATTCCGGCCAGTTATCAAACAGTCCACGGCTTTTGCCTTCAATCAGTATGTCACGGATAAAGTCCTCAAAAGAGAGCTTATAGCCCTTGTCACTAAGTTCTTTTCTCTGTCGCATTTCCTCTTCTTTGGATAAGCCATTATCCCGGCAGTGTTTGATTAACTTCGCCATGTCGGTATGGATAACGCCATTAAATCGCTTGCCATCCACATCGATACTGTAGGAGTAGCAAAGAATGTCATTACCATTTTGCTCGGGGTTATATTCCCATTCCGAGTCCATGGCAATGCTGCAATGCTGGCCTTTGCCTCTTCGGGCCAGCCAGGGGGCTAAGGTGCGGGTGTCCATAAACTCAGCCAGTTCGTTATCTACTAACTGAACGTCTTTAACCGGGTTATGCATTAACGCCTGAAAATCGGCAATGACTTCATCTCTGCTATGGACAGAGTCAGGGCAGTACGTCTCAACAAGCGCTTCTCTGATTTCATTATCGCTGTATTTGTTGAGCTGGAATTGGGTGGTTATATCACTACGTTGCATCGTATTTACCTTTACGGTTAGGAGTAAACATAACAATGCACGCCAATTTCAGACGTGCATTGTCTCGGGAGTACAGGCTACGAATGACGGTTAATAATGAAGGGCAATATATGGGTAAAGATGAGAGCTAAGAAAGACAGGCAATAATAGAGCGCACGCAGGCAAAAGGAGTTATTTTAAAGTGAATACCACCTCGATATGGTAAACCTTACGAAAAGCCAGAATCACTTTATTAAAGGCTTCGGTCCAGCCAAAGTTAGTTTTCTTGCTGCCATCCGGTTTCTTAGCGCTGCGCATGGCTTTAGCGAAGTAGTTTTGTAGATAAGCCGCGTTATCCAGTGGGCCAAACTCCTCGACGTATTTTTCAATATTCTGCTCTAGAGCCAGCATAAAGGCGTTCGCGCCCTTGGTTCTTAGCAGGCTAAAGTCCTTCTCAATATTGCCAGTCAGGGTGTTCATTTCATTGGTGTTCATCGTATTACGCCTCCATAGCGTTTTGGTTGGTGAGTAGAGTGCCCCAGTCAGGACGGTGTCTTTTGGTTTTGGGTAAAGGCTCCAGCGCCTGCGCCAGTTCATCGGCTATCAACTGATGCAGAGCGATATCCTCTACTTTCAGAAAGTCGATGATATGGTTATCCAGTCCCCGGATAATCAGGCCACAGAACTGCTCTCCGGTATGTTGCTCAATAGCCACAACCGATTCACGCCTTACATAGTTATTGTTCGGTAGCTGTATCATCGGGTTCTTACTGCTTTCAGCATGAGCCACGATAGATTCGATATACTCCTGAGCCTGCTCCTCGGTGATCTCTTTCTTACCTCCTAAGGTGAAATAATCAGTGACGCGATTATGTTTGTCTTTAAACACATATTTGCCTCCAGCCTGATGCGCTGAAGAGATATTTTCCGGGCTTCGGTAGTCTCCCGAGCAGGACTTTAATAAACCTTTGTTGGACATTTTATTCGCTCCATTTTCGTGAATGTCTTCTTAAAACATATATCAACACTCAAGGAGTTACAATCGTCTGACTTGTAGAAAATACCAACTAATACAATGCATTAAATATGATGAAAGTATAAATAAGGTGATTTTATAAACACTCTGAGCCACAAACTAAAATGGGGAACTACCTTCCTCAAGGCGCAAAAAAATGCCGGTCGTTTTCTCCCTTAAATAAGGCGCGAAACATGTGTCTAAATATTCATCAAATGGTGGAGTTATGAACAATGAAAATCTGGAAAAATAATTGAAATTTTCTATAAAAAATTACTCAACTTTGCGTTAGTAATGGTGGATTGCTTGATATTTAGGCAGGTTTGCAACTGTAGAAAGTGGCAGATATCGGCTGTAATGAGGCTACATATCGGAATGATGCTGATAGACCCCGCTCTTTATCCAAAAAGAAACGATGCAGATTATGGTCTTCGTATACGTGATTGCTCAGAAACCCTTTAAAGCAGTAGGATACGGAGAAAACTCAAACTCAGTCTATGGCAATATCATTGCCGCCGATTAGCTTTCGATGGCAGCCATAGTTTCGAGACTTAATCATCAGTACATCATCATAGATTGAAACTCAGCAACACTACTGTATTGCCATAATCAGGGTTTGAGTTTGTTGCTGGAAGACAGAACAGGTAAGGCGTGAGGGCTAGCTGAAGGAACGAGTCCTTGTATCATATGTCTGTTGGAAATCTGCTGTGATTTCCTTTTCTGTCTTTCTATAGTTGCTAAGTTAACTCAAATTACGTAATGTTTATAATATTCAAGTGCTTATCATGTTTTTTGTCATTATCGCTTTCAGTGGCTGTTGGAAAGATTCGAGAGTGATATGCGGACTAAAACTATATAGAAAGCGTTATGTTACAAGAAATTAAGTGAGGCAACATGAGTGAAGGAAGAGATAATTTTTC
This is a stretch of genomic DNA from Vibrio sp. SCSIO 43137. It encodes these proteins:
- a CDS encoding DNA polymerase gives rise to the protein MQRSDITTQFQLNKYSDNEIREALVETYCPDSVHSRDEVIADFQALMHNPVKDVQLVDNELAEFMDTRTLAPWLARRGKGQHCSIAMDSEWEYNPEQNGNDILCYSYSIDVDGKRFNGVIHTDMAKLIKHCRDNGLSKEEEMRQRKELSDKGYKLSFEDFIRDILIEGKSRGLFDNWPEYTTVFAHFMRADIASFNEFWNIGKSNKNHKNSLEVVQNTVCSVGADYGLKIDTTGQGRYKLENTRFFDKSNNAFETKLVFRDTCLLAPNKASLDALGAMLGYEKETLPPGMIERMSDLYCEDIATFNRYALRDSDIALSYGLQLESFALKEMNQDLPDGIELGVKRLPATLGNMAVSLLKATCGSTQRMNAFLGLETRKTQYFNPKTGTINTRTDTCLTPAREFTNQLAISSFMGGANFGSHYGPTEIGDYYDYDLSGAYTSALVDVLFPDYQNAFSSTRVEDYLGHTMGFAYVRFCFDKDEPYPCIPCRTDMRGIYYPRSGQAYLTAPEIAVAHNMGCKIDIQFGTVIPWVKGSEPLFKTFTAIIRDQRAKYESQGNELYSQLIKTLGNSVYGKAAQGLVERNVFDSNTGLSKKIPYSPITNAQLASHVTGFVRACLYELIMSTARKGYSIISATTDGYLTDCPQHELDLSGANCQRFLQICREVGDGEMIKLKHHVRQLIAMKTRGQLTAEPGTTKPVCAKAGKKAPKGVDENSWMVKTFLDRYPGQRLEESHLASPRDMWRDHLDLISISRNKRLNLEFDFKRCPINPRMVKVRHPETGETVEHLAFDTLPWPTVEDGLFARTYFDEWRENHCLKTLHDWYSWMDFYKVKKFTKGTGLKYTKGGSLELFRLQMLRAITQGKWGLPEHPARIPKGFYEDLAEQLTEAGFETTKKDCANARAKTRKVYEQLLPVTQQIIPLLAWLVEHHPDVDMALIFHPSELEEAKKLLLD